The genomic window AATGTCAATCACATGGTTTAATGGTACTTGGGAGCAGCCTGTTCCAGAACCTGCAAGTGAAGCAGTCAAAAAATTAAATGAAAAATTTAACATTAATTTTCAGCCACAATTCATTCCATTTGACTTATATGAGGATAAGCTAACGGTAAAAATGGCTTCTGGCGATATCCCTGATGTGACTGGGATGGAAGGTGTAGATTCTAACTATGTAAAGTGGGCCGAACAGGGTGCATTTTTACCATTAAACGATTATGTTAAAAAGTTTGAAACATTTAAAGCTATACCGCAATCCGTTTGGGATGTTGTGAGTGTAGACGAAAAAAAATATGCGATACCGCTTTATTTTCCAGCAAGAGGCGGAAAAAAGCCGGTTATTCGTCAAGACTGGCTTGATAAGCTAGGGTTAAAGGTACCAACGAATTATGAAGAATTAAAAGAGGTAGCGATTGCATTTGCAACAAAGGATCCTGATGGTAATGGTAAAAACGACACAGTAGGTTTAGGACTTGCAAAAGGGATGGTATACGACCCGGCATTTGGAGCGTATTGGAGCAGCGCTTGGTACCACAAAAATAAAGATGGACAATTAATACCTGGTACGATTTCCGATGCCAATAAAGAAAAAATTCGCTTCCTAAATGAAATGTATGAGGCAGGTGCCCTTGACAAAGACTGGGCCATTAAACCTTATAATGATGTCTTTAAAGATTTTAATGCGGGGAAAGTCGGGATTTGGTATGAACAGCCTGGTATAGATAAGGGGGCTCAACCACAAAATCTTGATTTAGCAACCTTAAGAAAATCTGCACCGGATACAAAAATTACCGCGATTCCTCCATTTGTGGCTCCAGACAATTCAAAAGGGTACGTGTCAGGCGATGGGTATTATACAATTTTGACGCTAAGTTCCAAATTAAAGGATGACCCGAAAAAAGTCGAGAAAATATTAGAAATGATCGATTATATGATGAAGTATGTACCAGCCGATCAACAAACGCCGGATAACGAATATTTTGACTGGACGATGGGCGGATCTGGTAAAGGTTATAACATCGTTGATGGAGCACCGGAATTAACAAAAGAATATAGTAAATATGCTCCACTTGCTCTCTTTACACAAAAACAAGGCGGATGGGCAGAGGGAGATCAATCCATGGAGGATTATGCAAAACAATCCAAGGCACCAGAATCGAAAGAATTTAATACAATCATGGTATCTATGCTATCCAAATCCGATTTCTACTTAAGTCCTGTCAGCCGGATCCATTCACAGGTATATAATGATAAGATGTCTGCATTAAATGAATTTGCTACGAATGAGTTAACGAAAATGGTGGTAGGACAACGGCCAATTTCCGATTGGGATAAATTTGTTGATGAGTATTTGGACAGAGACGGAAAAGATGTCATTGAGGATGTTAACAAGCTGATAAAAGAAAATAAAATTAAAGGTGAATGGGTGGAAGCGAAATAAGATATTAAATAATGGCCCCCTGATATCGCTGGTATAAAAGTCGTTTTGAATGGAACCCAGAAAATGGTCCGATTGTAAAGGTTCGTTTTGATCTTATGAGTAAAGGGTGTTTTTGGGTCAATGGCCACTGTTTAGGACGGTACTGGAATATTGGACCGCAGGAGGAATATAAGATACCAGCCTCGTTGTTAAGAGCACAAAATGAAATTGTAATTTTTGATGAAGAGGGCTTGAAGCCGGATAATATTGTGATTCATTCCTACCATCCTATATTACAACAGAAAAAAAGCAGATTGTCACGAGTTGACCATCAACGGAAACTTCAAAAATCTTTCTGAGCAACCATAAAAGCAGATGGCATAATAGGTGAAGACAAATTTATTGTTAATAATGGTTGCTCAAATGCGTGGTGATTGTTTAAGCATTTTAGATCATCCTGTCGTTGACACACCTAACCTTGATCAACTAGCCCGAAACGGGGTTCTTTTTAAGAATGCCTATACCGCACCCCCCTCCTGCGTTCCCAAATGGAAAGCACCTTTAAAGAACATAAACAAAACCAAGGAATAGTTCAATGTCCATCTTGTGAAGGTATGATCGTAGAGAAGAAAGCGAAGAAAGGGAGTAGCTTTTAGGGTTGTTCCAATTATAAAGAAGGCTGCAAGGTAACTTATCTAAGTAAATTAGCAGGAAAGTCACTCACTTATGAATGACGCCAAACAAAGTGATTATAGTTCTTATAATCATATATTTAGTTTGCAGGAGGTAATTTAAATTGTTCAGTTACAGATCAAAAGCAAGAAAAGCAATGGTACTGGGGGTTCTAATTGCGATGTTTGTTAATTTTGCGCCTTATGCTAGGGCTGCAGACAATGGAAATGGTACATACACCAATCCAATTATGTGGGGAGATTATCCGGACAATGACGTGATCAGGGTGGGTGACACATTTTATATGTCATCAACGAGTATGCACTTATTTCCCGGCAGTCCAATCATGAGTTCCAAAGATTTAGTGAATTGGACATATGAGAGCTATGCTGTGGACAGAATGGAAGGAGACATGTACGACCTAAAGAATGGACTGAGTGCTTATGATGAAGGTCCATGGGCAACAAGCTTAAGGTATCATAACGGTAAATTCTACTTGATGTACAACATCAATGGAGATGCTGCATACGTAAGTATTGCAAATAACGCAAAAGGCCCTTGGACGATTTACAAGTTAGAAGATGAACTATACGATCCCGGACTATTTTTTGATGACAATGGAAAAGTCTATGTTGTACATGGTCAAGGTCAACTTTATCTAAGTGAGTTGGAAATTGTGAATGAAGAAACAGGCGAACTTTCTATAATTTCTAAGAGAGAGCCTGGAGCATCAAGAAATGGAAAGATGATATACCATTATAAGGGTGGCTATTTTAATGAAGGATCACATGTATACAAAATTGGAGAATACTATTACATCCTAAGTACTCCGACCTGGGATAAAGGTTCAAAGAAGGAAATAGCGATCAGAACAAAAGACTTGGCTAATGGTCCTTACGAAGTACAGGATATCATGACAAGCTTTATGAATTTTACAGGCAATGGTATACACCAGGGTGGTATTGTAGATGTTCCTCAGGGTGAAGGAAAGGAATCAGAATGGTGGGCGGTCATATTCCAGGATCGAGGAAAGCTGGGACGTGTTCCAACTTTGCAGCCAGTGTACTGGAAAGATGGATGGCCATATATGGGAGAGCTGGATGGAGAAAAAGCGGTTGTTACTTTAAAGAAACCCAATATACCAGGTTTGGGTTCAACGGAGCCAAAAGCACCTGAAACATCAGATGATTTCAGCAGCAGCGAGTTAGGTCTGCAATGGCAGTGGAATCACAATCCAGATAATGATAAGTGGAGTCTTACGGAAAGACCAGGATATATAAGACTTAAGACATCTAGTGTATCAAATTCTTTAGCATATGCAAGAAATACACTTACGCAGAGAATCATTGGTCCGGACTGCATAGGAACTGTGAAGATGGATATAAGCCATATGGCTGACGGTGATCAGGCTGGATTATCTGTCATACAAAAAGATTCAAACTTCATTGGAATAAAGAATGAAGATGGAAAGAAGAGAATCGTTGTTCAGGACTTATGGACAGAAGAGGCATCCATTGATCTCCCGGAAGGTACAACTAATATTTGGTTTAGAGCTGAAACCCCAAGATTTGAATATAGAACAGAGTTTTCATACAGCCTAGATGGAGTGAACTTTACTAGATTAGGCGGAAGATATGAGATGCGTTACGGAACATACGTCGGTATGCGGTTTGGTATTTTTAATTATGCAACAAAAGCCCTTGGCGGATATATTGATGTTGATTCATTTGAACTGACTACGACTGAAAATCAAGGGAATTTATTTAATGTAAATAAGAAGATTGATGCTGAACGTTATGATGATCAAAACTATGTTACAGATAAAAATCTTACGATAAACGCTAAAACGGTGTGGACAAATGATGATGTATACGACGGATATGACCAAAGTATGGCGAATATCAAAAATGGCGACTGGCTGCGTTATGATCAAGTTGATTTTGGTAATGGAGAGGCAAAATGGTTTAACGCAAGAGTAGCAAGTGATAAACCAAACGGTACTATTGAGGTTAAACTAGCTGATGCAGAAGGAAATCCAGCTGAAACGATAGCCATACTACAAATTCCAAATACAAGTGATTTGAATGAGTATGTAAATGCCAAAGCAGAGCTTACAAAAGAAGTTACAGGTAAGCAAAAGATATTCTTAGTATTTAACGGCGCTGATACGGAAATATGCAAGCTAAACTGGTTTATGTTTGGTTCTGGTGTTTATCCGGAGATTGCAGAAGCTCCAGCTAATGTTCAAGTGGATTCACCAAACAGCTCAACGATTGATATCGCATGGGATGCTGTATCCGGAGCATTACAGTATGATATCAAGATTGACAATAAGATCATAAGCAACGCAACAAGCCCATTTTCAGAAACAGGGTTACTCGCTGGATCCACTCATACAGTACAGGTTAGATCAAAGAACTTTGCTGGTTTCAGTGAATGGAGTGAAGGTGTAACTATAACAACAGAAGCCGACCCTGAAATGATTCCTTCAAGTGGCTTGACGGTAACTGCTTCAAGTGAAGAAACGCAAGCCGAAGATAATAAAGCTGCAAATGTCATAGATGGAAACATAGATACAATATGGCATACAAAATGGAATGGTGGAAATACGCCTCCTCACACATTGGATTTCAACTTAGGTGAAACCTATGACGTTTATAAGCTTAAATATATTCCAAGACAGTCAGGTGGAGATAACGGTATTGTAACCGAGTACAACATCTACACAAGCATGGATGGTGTAAACTACACCTTGGTCAAGGAAAAAGGAACATTTGTAAGCGATTCCATGCCAAAAACAGTTACATTTAGACCTACGCAGGCTAATTACCTAAGATTCGAAGTATTGGCTGGTAAAAATGGATTCGGATCCGCCGCTGAAATTAACATTTACCAAAATGCAGATCCAGCAGAAGAATATGAAGTAGTCGTAGAAAATGGTTCAGGCAGTGGAAATTATGCTAAAGGAGCCACTGTTGCAATAACAGCAAATGAAGCACCAGAAGGCCAAGAATTTGACAAATGGATTACGGATAACAGTAGCGTAATATTCGAGGATGCAAGTACAAAAACTACTACATTTGTAATGCCTGATGAAGCTGTTAAAGTAACAGCAACTTATAAGGACGTAACACCAGCAGACGAAACTGCACCAACATGGTCAGAAGATAAAGCATTAATGACTTCAAATGTTGGTAGAACTAAACTTACACTTTCTTGGACAGCAGCAGCAGATGATACAGGTGTAACAAGCTACAAAATTTACAAGAATGGAAGTGAACTAGTTACATTAGCAGGTGATATCACTAGCTATAAAGTCAAAGGCCTGTCATCTGACACGAAATATACCTTTAAAGTTGAAGCAGGCGATACAGCAGGAAACTGGAGCATGAATGGTCCTAGTGTAGAGGTGACGACTAAAGCTAAATCTCCGGGTGGTGGCTGGACACCATCACCAGATCCAAAACCAATACCGATCCAAAGCGCCTACACCAATACCAAAACCAGGAGATGATAATAAGAAATGAAATAACCAGAATGAATTAGTCGTTATTATCGTTCGTGACTGGGTCTTGAAGTAATTTCATTGAACACAAAAGAGGTGATGCTGACTTAATGGCAATTGCACTAAAGATTAATTAAAAGCAATTGAAAAGTAATGGATTAAACCTAGAGGAGGTAAATCATGTCACTGTCAAAGATAATTAAAAACTTAGCAATTGTGGTAGCATCTGCACAGATGATTAGCATTACAATTCCAGCATTTTCAGGAACTGCAGATGCTGCAGCTTATGATGGAATAATAGCATCAAATCAAATGAAAGTTGAGGTAGATCAGAATTTTCCAAGAGTAATAAAGTATGAGTTAAACAGCAAAGTATTAAATGGCTCAGAAGATGTATTAAACACAATAAGAATTAACGGAACAGACTATGTACCGAAAGTAACCTACACAGAAGCAGCAGATAATAAAGCTGACTATGTTCTAACCGTTGATGAGTTAAATGTAGTAATATTTCTATCCATAACAGTAGAAGAGAATACACTTGATTTTGAAGTAACAAAAGTAGAAGAAAATGGTACAACAAGAATACACACCATTGAAATTCCAAACCATAGCTTGGCATCTGTAAGAAGTACAGAAGCGGGCGCAGAATTTGCCGGTTCCAGAATGGAAAACGCTGTTTATAAAAAAGGTGATGTGTATCAACCTGTATCAGGTACTCCTACGGTAGATCTTACACCAAAAAACTATATGTACGCGTTCATTAACAATGATGAATTGGCAGCAGGTGTTTGGTCAAATGCATTTGGTGATTCAAATAAAGATGCAGACAATGACAACCACCGTATTGTTAAGCAGACTACAGAGAAAACGGGTTACTCTCGTACAGCTTTGTGGAGTGCTTCATGGGTATATCGTGGAAATGAAATGCCTGATGATATAACGGAGCCATTACCACACGCTAAAGTAGTGATCACAGAAGATGCAAATGGTGATTATCAAATGGACTGGCAGGATGCAGCTATTGCATACCGTAATATTATGAACAATCCTGTTGGCAGCGACAGAATGTCCGAACTTGTTGTTCACCGTATACCAATGAACTTTGGTAGCCAGGCAACAAACCCATTCTTAAAAACATTAGATGAAACAAAAAAAATATATTTATCAACTGACGGGCTTGGACAGTTTGTGGAACTAAAGGGTTACCAAGCAGAAGGTCATGACTCGGCACATCCGGATTATGGCGGACATATAGGTGTACGTCAGGGCGGACAGAAGGATATGGATACACTTGTAAGAGAAGCACAGAGCTATAATGCTTTCATGGGTGTACATATTAGTGGTACAGGCGCTCACCCAGAAGCAAAGGCTTTTGATGATCAATTAGTTAATCTCAACAAAGGCGGTTGGGACTGGCTTGACCAATCATATGACTTTGATGACCCAACATACCGTAGAGAAGTTTATACTGGCAACAGAATGAACCGTTTACAGATGTTAAAGGACGATGCACCAACACTTGACTTTATTTATGCTGATGCATGGTATGAACAGGGCTTTAATGGAAGAAGATTTGCAAGAGAAGTGAATTCTTTGGGATGGACCCTTACTACTGAGTTTCCAAATGTATTAGAAGATGAAGCCGTTTGGAATCACTGGTCAGTTGACTATGATTACGGTGGAAAAAACATAAAGGGCTACAGCAGTGACATCGCAAGATTTGTAAGAAATAACCAGAAGGATACTTGGATAGCTCGTCACCCAATCCTCGGTGGTACTGAGGCAAATGATGCTGAAGGATGGCAGGGTAGAGTAAATTATGATGAAATGATCGATGTTGTATTCAAAACAAATCTACCAACCAAATATCTGCAAAGCTTCCCAATGACGAAGTACGATGTAACCAATAATGTGGGACGAGCTGAATTTGAAGGAAATGTTGTCGCTGAAAGGACAGAAGACGGAAAAAGAGTATTCACAAAAGATGGAAAGAAACTTCTTGAAGAAGATGTAACAATACAACAAGGAACAAGTAATGGTAACGTTTATGATGATGTAAGATTCAATAACCTCCAATATTTGTTACCATGGTCGCCCAATGCCGATATTACAGAAAGCGAATTGGCTGGTGCTGAAGAAAAACTATATCACTATAATGAAGTTGGCGGATCATCTACTTGGGAA from Bacillus sp. F19 includes these protein-coding regions:
- a CDS encoding family 43 glycosylhydrolase gives rise to the protein MFSYRSKARKAMVLGVLIAMFVNFAPYARAADNGNGTYTNPIMWGDYPDNDVIRVGDTFYMSSTSMHLFPGSPIMSSKDLVNWTYESYAVDRMEGDMYDLKNGLSAYDEGPWATSLRYHNGKFYLMYNINGDAAYVSIANNAKGPWTIYKLEDELYDPGLFFDDNGKVYVVHGQGQLYLSELEIVNEETGELSIISKREPGASRNGKMIYHYKGGYFNEGSHVYKIGEYYYILSTPTWDKGSKKEIAIRTKDLANGPYEVQDIMTSFMNFTGNGIHQGGIVDVPQGEGKESEWWAVIFQDRGKLGRVPTLQPVYWKDGWPYMGELDGEKAVVTLKKPNIPGLGSTEPKAPETSDDFSSSELGLQWQWNHNPDNDKWSLTERPGYIRLKTSSVSNSLAYARNTLTQRIIGPDCIGTVKMDISHMADGDQAGLSVIQKDSNFIGIKNEDGKKRIVVQDLWTEEASIDLPEGTTNIWFRAETPRFEYRTEFSYSLDGVNFTRLGGRYEMRYGTYVGMRFGIFNYATKALGGYIDVDSFELTTTENQGNLFNVNKKIDAERYDDQNYVTDKNLTINAKTVWTNDDVYDGYDQSMANIKNGDWLRYDQVDFGNGEAKWFNARVASDKPNGTIEVKLADAEGNPAETIAILQIPNTSDLNEYVNAKAELTKEVTGKQKIFLVFNGADTEICKLNWFMFGSGVYPEIAEAPANVQVDSPNSSTIDIAWDAVSGALQYDIKIDNKIISNATSPFSETGLLAGSTHTVQVRSKNFAGFSEWSEGVTITTEADPEMIPSSGLTVTASSEETQAEDNKAANVIDGNIDTIWHTKWNGGNTPPHTLDFNLGETYDVYKLKYIPRQSGGDNGIVTEYNIYTSMDGVNYTLVKEKGTFVSDSMPKTVTFRPTQANYLRFEVLAGKNGFGSAAEINIYQNADPAEEYEVVVENGSGSGNYAKGATVAITANEAPEGQEFDKWITDNSSVIFEDASTKTTTFVMPDEAVKVTATYKDVTPADETAPTWSEDKALMTSNVGRTKLTLSWTAAADDTGVTSYKIYKNGSELVTLAGDITSYKVKGLSSDTKYTFKVEAGDTAGNWSMNGPSVEVTTKAKSPGGGWTPSPDPKPIPIQSAYTNTKTRR
- a CDS encoding extracellular solute-binding protein, with protein sequence MKRFLSMTLSTALLAGALAACSPKGEKASSDEQDSKNGKMSITWFNGTWEQPVPEPASEAVKKLNEKFNINFQPQFIPFDLYEDKLTVKMASGDIPDVTGMEGVDSNYVKWAEQGAFLPLNDYVKKFETFKAIPQSVWDVVSVDEKKYAIPLYFPARGGKKPVIRQDWLDKLGLKVPTNYEELKEVAIAFATKDPDGNGKNDTVGLGLAKGMVYDPAFGAYWSSAWYHKNKDGQLIPGTISDANKEKIRFLNEMYEAGALDKDWAIKPYNDVFKDFNAGKVGIWYEQPGIDKGAQPQNLDLATLRKSAPDTKITAIPPFVAPDNSKGYVSGDGYYTILTLSSKLKDDPKKVEKILEMIDYMMKYVPADQQTPDNEYFDWTMGGSGKGYNIVDGAPELTKEYSKYAPLALFTQKQGGWAEGDQSMEDYAKQSKAPESKEFNTIMVSMLSKSDFYLSPVSRIHSQVYNDKMSALNEFATNELTKMVVGQRPISDWDKFVDEYLDRDGKDVIEDVNKLIKENKIKGEWVEAK